A segment of the Ipomoea triloba cultivar NCNSP0323 chromosome 1, ASM357664v1 genome:
ATGGTCCGCCATGATTGCTGGCTATGGAATGCATGGGCGGGCCAAGGAAGCTCTTGAAGTTTTCTACAAGATGAACCGTGATGGTGTGACTCCAAATTACATCACGTTTGTTTCAGTCTTAGCTGCTTGTGGGCATGCTGGCTTGGTGGACGAAGGATGGTATTGGTTTAGAGCCATGGAGCACAGATTCCATATACAGCCCGGGCTGGAGCATTATAGTTGCATGGTCGATCTACTTGGGCGTGCTGGTTTTCTCTCCAAAGCCTATGATCTAATCAATGAAATGAAGGTGGCACCAGATTTTGTGGTTTGGGGTTCTCTCCTTTCTGCATGCAGAATGCAAAAAAATGTAGAGCTTGCGGAAATTTGTGCtagtaaattatttgaattagaCCCGAACAACTGTGGATATTATGTCTTGCTTTCAAATATATATGCCGATGCTGGAAGATGGAGAGATGCAGAAAGGATGAGAATGCTTATGAAAAATCAGGGGTTAACCAAAACTCCAGGGTTTAGTCTGGTCGAACTCAAAGGTTTAGTTCATATATTTCTGGTCGGAGATAGAGAACATCCTCAACATGAGAAGATTTATGCGTATTTAGAAGAATTGTCCATAAAGTTGCAAGCACTTGGCTACACACCGAACATGACTTCAGTTCTTCACGATGTTGATGAGGAGGAGAAAGGGATGGTGTTACAAGTTCATAGCGAGAAGTTGGCTGTGGCTTTTGGGATTATGAATTCCGTCCCTGGTGCAACAATCCATGTCATTAAGAATCTTAGGATATGTAGCGACTGCCACACAACAATTAAGCTGACAACCAAGATTGTTGATCGGGAAATTGTTGTGAGAGACTCCAAGAGATTCCACCATTTTAAGGATGGCTCATGTTCATGCGGGGACTACTGGTGAGGTGAAACTACTGAGGAAACAATGAACCCCTTCTCTGTCTGGAACTTGTGTTTCATTTGCAAATGATGGTAGTTTGGCCGGTTTTTATGGCAAGAGTTTGTTGAGGTCAGagatggaggaggaggaggagtttCAGACTTctgttatttattaatttgtattGTTTCTTTTGGAAGAGAGGGTGGGGAAAGATTTTAATCTGGGATCAGGTAAAGTTACAATATCATCCAAGAATGTTCTTTAGACACCCAGCTTTGTTTCTTCTCTCCAGGACCATTGTTTCTTTTCAACATTGTTTACTACTTTGATGGCTTATATCATAGTATAGAAGTAAACAACCTCAATTGTCTACATGATATGTTTATCTAAAGCAGTATTAAAGCAGCTTTTAACAACCAGTTGTATTTCTGTTTTCAGGTTAAGCCTTTGAGACTCTTATGCCTGCAGTGAATTTACGCATTTGGGCAATCTTCCATTGCTGGTGAAATTTCACAGCTTATAAAACAACCAAATCTTCTGAGCACAAGGGATATACCCATTTTGGCATCATTCTCACTATAATTGTCGAGTTCGGACATGTCTTTTGTCTCAAATACTACCTAGGGAACCAGTAAACTAAGTTCGTCCGGGCATTTagatatatatttctatattaTGGCTTCACctgttaaaatattaaattattacggagtatatattttattttttaattatatatatatatatatatatatatatatatttatttatttatttatttatttatatttgcaaAATATCTCAAGTATATAAATCGATTACCAAATTCCCAAAATCTAATTTACGGAGTACAATTTTTCTAATCAGGCCTATAGCGTCTGGCGATCGACTACGACGAGGCGACGACGCAGCTGTGAGTTGGCAGGTTTGTCTTCCACACTTAGTTCTCCCTATTCGTTTTGTTGATTGTTAAATCTTGTTATAGAACATCatctactccgtattatttttgaattttgattgatAATTTTAGTGAAAAGGAGGAATAAGAATTTCAAGCCCGTTCTTTCCGGAATCTGAAGAAAAAATGGCGTTGCCATCACGCCTTCATGTTCTCTCGTTGTTTCGGTCACTGCTGAGAACTGCGCGTGACTTCCCAGACTACAACATACGAGAATACACCAAGCGCCGTACCATGGATGCCTTTCGGCAGAACAAGGCCCTCTCAGACTCGTCTCTAGTCGCCGCCGCTCTCTCAGATGGGAAGGCACAGCTCCAGATTGCCAAACGTCAGGCCTTCGTCTATGGTCTCTATGCTCCCAAGATCAAGAGTGTTATGGAATTAAAACACTGATTTCAAGAATGAATTTTTCCTTtagattttctaattttaaattaggCCCTAGAGCTAGATTTCTCTGGAGCTTGGATATTGATTATATGCCGGAAACTGAACTTTGTTAACTTAATTAGTGTTTTCAGCTATTTATATGTTTGTGGATTAGGAAACAGAAGAGTTTTAAGGACTTGGTAGTGGCATGGGATTGTGGAGACTTATTGTTCATAAGCTACCTTACATCAGTGCAAGGTACCCTGGGAAGGTAAGTAtattttggttaataagctGCAGCTTTGTTGGCAACTCTTTGTGCTGAGTTACTGTTTCCATTATCCCTTACATCTCATAAGTTGCATGAGCATGATTGTTATATAGAGATTCATTCCATAACAAACTTTCCATTTTTTCTGATTGACCTTCAATTTCATCTTATTTTGTTAGCATtctctggaaaaaaaaatatttgcattTTGTGCTTTTGTTGTTGTATCTTGTTATTTATTTCTGAATGGTGGTTGCTGATGAAGCTCCTAAGAATCTGAATAGTCAGGATGTTAAACCTTCCTGTTTGTACTTCTCACTTAGTCATTTATCTAGATTAGCTTTTGTTGGTTTTGATAATAAAAAGAAAGGTCAGCTgaaaaaattgagaatgaaaatCATCAGAATTAGCTTGTGTCATCCTCACCAAAAAGCATTCCAGATTCTAGAGTAACCAGTACATGAATTCCATGGGCATGTGGATATAGTTTTGGCCCTTTCCCGTGAAGAAATGGGATTAATTTGATCTTTATGCTgcttaacaaattaaaatctatTACAGTATGTTTTTATTGTTAATGCTATTCTGTTTATATTGCTAATTGTTATGATGTATTGGTTGAAGTTAAGGATTTGTGGTTATTGGTTGGTTTTCATTTGATTCTAGAGATTGTATTAAAATTGTGATGTTAGATTTTTGTATTTATGAATTTGTGGTTATGTACttatgtactccgtattagttTAGCATTATTGTATTAGgtttattttttacaaatacACAGACTTTAAAAAGGCTCCTATTTAggatttatttgaatttttttttttagtacatttgAATGACCTACATATTAATAGGTTTTTAAAATGACTTCAGACTAGCCGATCTATGATTCTATGGTAGGTTTAGGTTTGAGTCTAGAAAAGCCTTACAATACAAGCATAGGTCTTAGGTTCCCATAACAAGCTTATCTAAATTTTTATAGTCTTGGTTCGGTTTGGCATATATTCATCCCTACCTAATGTACCATATTAACAACATCACATCAAGGGCTTTACGCAGTTACGCTTGTGcatttcaattgttatacacttgatcatggtccacacaacactgccgtttcttttaatgaaaagaaacgatAGTCGTTACGATCAACCAATTATATGTTTGTTGTGTCcctagttttttttaaaaatgaaaatagagtgtatattgtcaaatgaaattgtagtttaattaaaatgatacgtTAGTAGTACTGTAATGAAAGTAGTACTGTATGTATTAAATGATATTGAATGATCCACACAGTTATTGAACTCTGGTTGTTTCTGGTTGTTTCTATATGTCCATTGATCCATTGTCCATAAAACTATAAGAATACATTTGATAAAACGAATATGagagaggttgaaaagaaaaacaaagatgAGAAGATCTCAACGAAGATGAGAGAGTCTACTCCATAGACCTTTTCGGAACCGTCTACCACTGTTAACCgtaacaactttttttttaaaatattattcaagAAATGCCATCGTATTGCTTCCGAGTCCACGTTGCTACGTGCACATTAAAATTTGCCTGTGCATTTATGTTATCTTGTAAGTAGCAAATTTCTTTagttattattttgaaagtagttgcatcttctttttttttttcttgcctTTTTCTCCCAAGTGTGAATCTTGCAACTTGCAAGATAGACACCACTCTTTTACCTTTTTTGCGGTTTTtttagaagtttttgtaagtgtgattaggaaagagaaaatagaagataaatgaaaaaaataaaaggaaaacattttGTCAGGCACCCAAGATATCAATTCCTGAAGAGCTTACGCGCCCAAGCATTACCTACACTACACGCACAAGAAACCCAATTGTCAGTAGCATgtcactctttcttctctcTCATTGGGACTCACAATAAACCATTCATTtgcagaaaagaaaaaaaaaaaaacacaccctCCCTCCTACTTCTCTCACCTCCACATCACACTATACACCACAAATAACCACCAAATATCTATTGATATAGATGCTCATGGACAATGATTTTCTCAAATctgaataatttatttatatgattatatcATGCCATGCCCACACTTTTTTGCAATTGTTCATTTGTTCATGCAGATAAACTAGGACTTGGTCTAACATTTTCCTTATTTCATCAATATCTCTTTGCATTTCTCCTTATTTCCTCACTATCCTTCAGCAAACCAACACCATTTTTATTATTGGTCTTACTATTTGTAGCAAATGTTAGTTTAGAGCATCTCATCCATGAGGattttatgtgatttttgtcATATTCATGTAGGAGAGGGAGTGAGGGGGAGAGAGGAAAGTAAGgataaaaatctaacaatcaaaaattaaaaaatagccTATTTATGTGCTTAGCTGGCGTGTATAGTGCACTCGCCAGCTAGGGGCAACAGGTGCGCACCTTCAGAGTtacttttttcatttcttctcaAAGTCTAGAGctcacaaaaaaattatatttgcagGAATAAAACCTCACAAAAATTATTTCTCCCATtagttaaaaaatcataaattgattttttctttctaaaaaaCTGAGCAAAAACTATTGATGGGATACTCTTAGTATGCTTAGTCAGTTTTAAATTTATCACATGTGATCCTTCGACTATAATGATTTTGTTCTTTTAAATTTATCACATGTGGTCTTTCAACTCTATGCCGCTTGACCGCAAGGTCTTTGACATATTAAAATGCTTAattgcattatttatttattttccccatttttattgattttacaCTTTCTTGacaagtaataatttattcattAATCTCCAAAAATACCCGTAGATTCCGTTACCCCTTCACTCTTGCACTTCTTTTCGACTTGTTCCCCTTATCTCTTCAGTCTTCACTCTATTCTGATATAAATCTTCGCCCCATCATCTTCTCTCTCACAGATTTCCGGCACCGTTCGCCACCGCTCTTTACTGCTCCGTCGCCGTGAAAATAGCCTGAGCACCACCAGCCATCGAGGTCCACGGGTGAGTACCTATCTTCTTCACAAAAATGCAAATATCAGTAGTCGTAACAGCGACCTCAAAAGCACCATCGTTTCCGACATTCCACCGTTTGATAAAAAATCAACTGCAATCCAATCCGCTTAAACACACTCACAATCTCTCTTTCCATACCGACACCGGAATTTCACCTCCCGCGGCCGTCAAAGGCGGCCCCTCTACTGTCGCCGGAGGATTTTTGTCCGCGATTGAGAGGGTAATTGACGAAGAAGATTACCGGAGAGCTCGGGCCGAGGTGAACCGGAAAGGAATTGATGTTGAGGGATATTCGTTTGAAGGGATGTCAGTTGGCGGCCACGAGACTTGTGTTGTTGTGCCTCAGCTCAAGTGTGCCTTCGACATTGGGAGGTGTCCCCCCAAGGCTGTTCAGCAGAATTTCTTGTTCATTACTCACGCTCATCTTGATCACATTGTAAGCCTTTTCAGGAATTCTGTTTATTTCTAATTCTTGTAATCTTGTGGTATGGTAAAGCTGAATTTTAGTCTTTGCTCCCGAGTGCACTTAATAATCATAGAGGGTAACAATATAAAGTACACCCGAATAACACAATATTAAATGTACCTATTGCTATTATTAATTGGTGAAAGTTACTTGCATTCTATATTGTTAAAAGTTGTATTTTATAGTGTTGTTACTTGCATTGTTTGCATACTTGTATCGGTTAGTTACACTTTAAAGTTTGAGTCATTTAAGAAAATgccaccatatttttttttaaaatttctataATTGCTTTTGCTTCTGAGCCATTAGATCTTTTCAGATAGAGGGTTCTGATTAGTTCCTAGTTCTCTCATCGGCGGGCGGCCGTTCTCGAGtgcgcccatatatatatatatatatatatatatatgaggaatATGTCATCAAATTGAAGTTACTGTTATGCATTGTTTGCTTAAATAAGCTATAACTgatacttttattattaaaaaaaaaagtggataaaaaaattacagtttGGTAAAATGAACCTTTGCACTAACATATGATTACTTCAGTAAACCTATAACTTGTAGATGATGAAAAAGTAGATTTTTATCACAATTCTGGAActgtcaatttatttataaatgccCTTATTCTAGCAAGATTGCAATGCTCTCATTTCAGTTGCTAGCACATCAAAGTGCTCTCCTTCAACCATTTCTTGATATGCTTATAAAAAATGGAAGTTAAAGTTAGCTCTTTATACCATTTCAGGGTGGACTTCCTATGTATTTAGCTACACGTGGCTTATATAACTTGAAACCTCCAACTGTATTTGTTCCTCCTTGCATAAAAGATGATGTACGGAAGTTACTTGACATTCACAGATCCATGAGTCAAGTAGAACTTAGCCTGGATTTGGTTGCTTTGGAAATAGGTACCACCTTCATCTTGCTTAAATGCCTTTCAAAATTCTTCTCTGCCATGTCTTAAATATCATTTACACAACTTCACTCAGGTGAAACATATGAATTGCGGAATGATCTTGTGGTTCGGCCATTTAGAACTCACCATGTCATACCCAGCCAGGTATGCCTGCATCGACTAATccataaaaatcaaataaatactaCTACGTATATCCCTTGTGAGATATTCATAGTATAGGAATGCACAAAagcttttatttaatattttatacggtgttgataaaaaaaatctcGTTCTTAAATGTCACATATCTTTGGTCATTGAGTgctaaatattagaattgtgaTGAGCTTAACAGCCCACTGCACTTAAATATCTTGAATTTGCTAAGCTATCTTGTGTGGCTTTCTTCACGATGAACTATTAAGTAATTGCAAAAGTGGTGAAGACATTTCTGGATTTGTAACTTCAGTCATGCTTTTGTTAAGAACTTAAGTTTTGATAAAACAATTAGTACTCTATTATTTCTGTGTTTTCTTATTAATGTCTTCGAATTGGAACTCTTGC
Coding sequences within it:
- the LOC116023618 gene encoding tRNase Z TRZ2, chloroplastic; the encoded protein is MQISVVVTATSKAPSFPTFHRLIKNQLQSNPLKHTHNLSFHTDTGISPPAAVKGGPSTVAGGFLSAIERVIDEEDYRRARAEVNRKGIDVEGYSFEGMSVGGHETCVVVPQLKCAFDIGRCPPKAVQQNFLFITHAHLDHIGGLPMYLATRGLYNLKPPTVFVPPCIKDDVRKLLDIHRSMSQVELSLDLVALEIGETYELRNDLVVRPFRTHHVIPSQGYVIYSLRKKLKKQYMHLQGRQIEKLKKSGAQITDTILCPEVAFTGDTASDFYIDPKNADALRAKILIIEATFLDESISVEHAREHGHTHLSEIMEHAQWIRSKAVVLTHFSPRYTLEDIRKGVSKLQSKVPAKVVALTEGFKSIHS